A genomic stretch from Marinobacter fonticola includes:
- a CDS encoding DUF2721 domain-containing protein, whose translation MNLTTPALLFPAISLLLLAYTNRFLVLAQLIRQLKQMESERDQSIIARQLGTLRKRIVLIKRMQATGVLSFLICTVSMFGLFLGANVFGVICFGASLILLSLSLLYSLYEIIISTDAINVELEDFEARHRRGISS comes from the coding sequence TTGAATCTGACCACGCCAGCTCTGCTCTTCCCCGCCATCTCCCTTCTACTGCTCGCTTATACCAACCGGTTTCTGGTGCTGGCCCAATTGATCCGCCAGCTCAAACAGATGGAAAGCGAACGAGACCAGAGCATTATCGCCCGTCAGCTCGGCACCCTGCGCAAGCGCATCGTGCTGATCAAACGCATGCAGGCCACCGGTGTACTGAGCTTTCTGATATGCACGGTGTCCATGTTCGGTCTTTTCCTCGGCGCCAACGTTTTCGGCGTCATCTGTTTCGGTGCCAGCCTTATCCTGCTATCCCTGTCACTGCTGTACTCGCTCTACGAGATCATCATTTCCACCGACGCGATCAACGTGGAACTGGAGGATTTCGAAGCCCGGCATCGGCGGGGTATATCGTCCTGA
- a CDS encoding sigma-70 family RNA polymerase sigma factor — MDSFDYEACLRACADRQKGALRELYIEEGNRLMGVVFNIVRDRATAEDLIHDLFLKIWQKAHTFDATRGNGRSWIYAIARHLALDSIRFSKRHITQSQPAEDIPDTRDSGWYERINSTHWGMGDSRIQDCIMALEPERRSCIYHAYVNGYTQSEISDLLGAPLGSVKSWIKRGLLALRECLG, encoded by the coding sequence ATGGATAGCTTTGATTATGAAGCCTGCCTACGCGCCTGCGCCGACCGCCAAAAGGGCGCATTGCGAGAACTGTACATTGAAGAGGGCAATCGGCTGATGGGGGTGGTTTTCAATATTGTAAGAGATCGCGCGACCGCGGAAGACCTGATCCACGATCTATTTCTGAAGATCTGGCAGAAAGCGCACACGTTCGACGCCACGCGGGGCAATGGCCGCAGCTGGATCTACGCGATAGCCAGGCATCTGGCGCTCGATTCTATCCGCTTTTCCAAGCGTCACATTACACAGAGTCAGCCGGCCGAAGACATCCCGGATACCCGTGATAGCGGCTGGTACGAGAGAATAAACTCGACGCATTGGGGCATGGGCGACAGCCGGATACAGGACTGCATCATGGCGCTGGAGCCCGAGCGCCGGTCGTGTATCTACCACGCCTACGTCAACGGCTATACCCAAAGCGAGATCAGCGATCTGCTCGGCGCGCCGCTGGGCAGTGTGAAGTCATGGATCAAGCGCGGCCTGCTGGCTTTACGGGAGTGCCTGGGATGA
- a CDS encoding DUF3096 domain-containing protein, protein MTLHLELAPLLTLGAGVAILFFPRLLNYIVAAYLIVLGVLGLLGQGF, encoded by the coding sequence ATGACGCTTCATCTGGAATTAGCGCCGCTGCTGACCCTCGGCGCTGGCGTGGCGATCCTGTTCTTTCCGCGCCTGCTCAACTACATCGTCGCAGCTTACCTGATCGTGTTGGGTGTTCTGGGGTTGCTGGGGCAGGGCTTCTGA
- a CDS encoding anti-sigma factor, giving the protein MIDEIDDAPLFELAGEYVLGTLLETERRAVTERLKTDTELAELVAYWEDRLVPLCDLIEPMPVPSRVWQRISESMDTGQARTNASQAEPSTLEGWWRSLNLWRGLAATGFAVALLLGLMLSLQQTQPTYMVVLATPDGHAPGWVVKASDRRTLTLQALGSFEVPQGKALEFWTKADDWNGPVSLGLVKPGQRLTVNLDDLPPLEENQLFEITLEDEAGSPIGRPTGPIEYIGRAVPL; this is encoded by the coding sequence ATGATAGACGAAATCGACGACGCGCCGCTCTTTGAGCTGGCGGGCGAATATGTACTGGGCACGCTGTTGGAGACCGAGCGCCGCGCAGTCACCGAGCGCCTCAAAACAGACACCGAATTGGCTGAGCTGGTGGCCTACTGGGAGGACAGGCTGGTGCCGCTATGCGATCTTATCGAGCCGATGCCGGTGCCATCCCGGGTCTGGCAACGGATCAGCGAAAGCATGGACACGGGCCAGGCTCGAACAAACGCCTCGCAGGCCGAACCGTCCACCCTGGAAGGGTGGTGGCGCAGCTTGAACCTATGGCGTGGACTGGCCGCCACCGGCTTTGCTGTCGCCCTTTTGCTGGGGCTGATGCTCTCGCTACAGCAAACGCAGCCAACCTACATGGTGGTGTTGGCGACACCGGATGGCCACGCCCCCGGCTGGGTGGTCAAAGCCAGCGACCGCCGGACCCTGACCCTTCAGGCCCTGGGCAGCTTTGAAGTTCCCCAAGGCAAAGCCCTGGAGTTCTGGACCAAAGCGGATGACTGGAACGGTCCGGTCTCCCTGGGACTGGTCAAACCGGGACAGCGCCTGACGGTCAACCTGGATGACTTACCGCCCCTGGAGGAAAACCAGCTCTTCGAGATTACGCTGGAAGACGAAGCAGGCTCACCGATCGGGCGGCCCACGGGCCCCATCGAATATATCGGGCGGGCGGTGCCGCTTTAG
- a CDS encoding methyl-accepting chemotaxis protein, which produces MIEVAMFGWWSRLSIRWKLQFTFFAVTMATTLYNRFIEMLNLQSMLALAEREGVSEEIMAVLHQHYDDVKVTAIWESALEFVVQFGLIAILAAFMVRPIMALIRSLRSVEKGDLTHPVEVTSQDEIGQVQRQFNDMLTRLNKLIASIHDSSVHMGQSAYQIAAVSREIEQISRAQEARSTEVTEATNALHHASEQVRDLSGSTLEKALETEARGREGVDSVQQTIQKMQVIGDGVSKASSEVGELQAEADTIGEIVGAIRSISEQTNLLALNAAIEAARAGDSGRGFAVVADEVRALAARTGQSAEEVARIVEALIKRVEAVSKVMDGVVTDMNENRERSEHTIGIIEAMGEDITKTTELNQRISQASTEQLEGLAQVNDTLSTLFSTLQENSQKIGNTANIGDALFNLTNRLQSQLTGMKYDETLSENASAPVDGEERRNAQRVSGHLLVTIWHKESQYEGLSQDISMTGLNLLAKQRFGEGDRLRLQIQMPSDDIHDFTRQRIVEVRGQVVWRRDQDNRHRYGIEFADQTAAERKQLEQCVAFFRKERKADRAA; this is translated from the coding sequence ATGATTGAGGTAGCCATGTTCGGTTGGTGGTCACGTCTTAGCATCCGCTGGAAACTACAGTTCACCTTTTTCGCCGTCACCATGGCGACGACGCTTTATAACCGTTTTATCGAAATGCTGAATCTGCAATCGATGCTGGCTCTGGCTGAGCGAGAGGGCGTCAGCGAAGAGATAATGGCCGTGCTGCATCAGCACTACGACGATGTCAAGGTGACCGCCATCTGGGAGTCGGCGCTGGAGTTCGTGGTCCAGTTCGGGCTTATCGCTATCCTCGCTGCATTCATGGTGCGCCCCATCATGGCGTTGATCCGTTCCCTCCGATCGGTGGAGAAGGGGGATTTGACCCATCCGGTCGAAGTGACATCGCAGGACGAAATCGGGCAGGTGCAGCGCCAGTTCAACGATATGCTTACGCGGCTTAACAAGTTGATTGCCAGTATCCACGACTCCTCGGTTCACATGGGGCAATCCGCCTATCAGATTGCCGCGGTCTCCCGTGAAATCGAGCAGATCAGCCGCGCCCAGGAAGCCCGTTCGACGGAGGTCACCGAAGCGACCAATGCATTGCACCATGCCTCCGAGCAGGTCCGCGACTTGAGCGGCAGCACCCTGGAAAAGGCACTGGAAACCGAGGCCAGGGGACGGGAAGGCGTCGATTCGGTACAGCAGACCATCCAAAAGATGCAGGTCATTGGTGACGGGGTCAGCAAGGCCTCCAGCGAAGTGGGCGAGCTGCAGGCTGAGGCCGATACCATCGGAGAAATCGTCGGCGCTATCCGCTCGATATCGGAGCAGACCAATTTGCTGGCGCTTAACGCGGCGATCGAGGCGGCCCGGGCAGGCGACAGTGGGCGTGGCTTTGCGGTGGTTGCCGACGAGGTGCGGGCTCTGGCGGCGCGGACCGGACAATCTGCCGAGGAAGTCGCCCGAATCGTGGAAGCGCTGATCAAGCGGGTGGAAGCGGTGTCCAAGGTTATGGACGGTGTGGTGACCGATATGAATGAGAACCGCGAGCGCTCCGAGCACACCATCGGCATTATCGAGGCCATGGGCGAAGACATCACCAAGACGACGGAACTCAACCAGCGCATCAGCCAGGCTTCTACCGAGCAGCTCGAGGGTTTGGCGCAGGTCAACGATACCCTTTCCACACTCTTCAGTACGTTACAGGAAAATTCGCAGAAGATTGGAAATACGGCCAATATCGGTGACGCCCTGTTCAACCTAACCAATCGCCTGCAAAGTCAGCTTACCGGCATGAAATACGACGAGACCCTGAGCGAGAATGCCAGCGCGCCGGTTGATGGCGAAGAACGCCGCAATGCCCAGCGGGTAAGCGGCCACTTGCTGGTCACGATTTGGCACAAGGAGTCCCAGTACGAAGGGCTGTCGCAGGACATCAGCATGACCGGCCTGAATTTGCTGGCCAAGCAACGGTTCGGCGAAGGAGATCGGCTGCGGTTGCAGATCCAGATGCCCAGTGACGATATTCACGACTTCACCCGTCAGCGGATCGTCGAGGTTCGGGGGCAGGTGGTCTGGCGCCGGGACCAGGATAACCGCCATCGCTACGGTATCGAATTTGCGGACCAGACCGCTGCGGAGCGCAAGCAACTGGAGCAATGCGTGGCCTTCTTCCGCAAGGAACGCAAGGCGGACCGCGCCGCTTAA
- the egtD gene encoding L-histidine N(alpha)-methyltransferase — translation MAGSAKVLRTKLDYVNMHPGQQDVVAEVLEGLGQTQKTLSPKFFYDERGSQLFEAITEQPEYYPTRAERMVLKNKASEIADHLGAGAMLIEPGCGSCEKVRLLLDALNPSRYVAMDISSEFLLSSANAVARDFPDLEIQAICADFSQLDALALEESSARRVAFFPGSTLGNFDPATARDFLRAVRHLVGDDGGLLIGVDRHKDTGILNAAYNDQAGVTAAFNLNALTHLNRILPANFDTDAFRHKAFYNTEARRIEMHLESLRDQSVHCAGQTIDFHAGETIHSENSYKYTDAHFSHLAQETGFSVDADWSDPQSLFSVFYCRAN, via the coding sequence ATGGCCGGATCCGCCAAAGTACTGCGCACAAAACTCGATTACGTCAACATGCACCCGGGTCAACAGGACGTTGTCGCCGAAGTGCTTGAAGGCTTGGGGCAGACACAGAAAACGCTCAGCCCCAAGTTTTTCTACGATGAACGCGGCTCTCAGCTGTTCGAGGCCATCACCGAGCAACCGGAGTACTACCCCACCCGCGCCGAGCGAATGGTGCTGAAGAACAAGGCGTCGGAAATCGCCGACCATCTCGGCGCAGGCGCCATGCTCATCGAGCCTGGCTGCGGCAGCTGCGAAAAGGTGCGCTTGCTGCTCGATGCCCTGAATCCGTCGCGCTATGTGGCGATGGATATCTCCTCGGAGTTCTTGTTGAGCTCGGCTAACGCGGTCGCCAGGGACTTTCCAGACCTGGAGATCCAGGCCATCTGCGCCGACTTCTCTCAGCTCGACGCCCTGGCGCTGGAAGAAAGCAGCGCGCGACGGGTCGCCTTCTTCCCCGGTTCGACTCTGGGCAACTTCGATCCGGCCACCGCGCGCGATTTCTTGCGTGCAGTGCGTCACTTGGTGGGTGACGACGGCGGCCTGCTGATCGGCGTCGACCGGCACAAAGACACCGGCATCCTTAATGCGGCATACAACGACCAGGCCGGGGTCACCGCGGCATTCAATCTCAACGCGTTAACCCATCTCAACCGCATCCTGCCAGCCAACTTCGATACCGATGCCTTTCGCCATAAGGCGTTCTATAACACCGAAGCCCGCCGCATCGAAATGCACCTGGAAAGTCTGCGGGACCAGTCCGTACACTGTGCGGGCCAGACGATTGACTTCCACGCTGGCGAAACCATTCACTCGGAGAACTCCTACAAGTATACCGATGCGCATTTCAGTCATCTGGCACAGGAGACCGGCTTCAGTGTGGACGCCGATTGGTCCGATCCCCAGTCGCTGTTTTCGGTGTTTTATTGCCGGGCAAACTGA
- a CDS encoding DUF427 domain-containing protein encodes MTETRQQDRPHAISIEPSTHRVTVVVAGLVIADSANAKVLHEKGLDDVLYIPRKDVVMTELRQTEHSTHCPFKGDATYFSIPAGGERSENAAWSYESPLSGAEAISSHLAFYPDRVTRIETAPL; translated from the coding sequence ATGACTGAGACCCGACAGCAGGACCGTCCCCATGCCATTTCAATCGAGCCGAGCACCCACCGGGTGACCGTGGTCGTCGCCGGTTTGGTGATCGCCGACTCGGCCAATGCCAAGGTGTTGCATGAGAAAGGGCTGGATGACGTGCTCTATATCCCGCGCAAGGATGTGGTGATGACAGAGTTACGGCAGACGGAGCACTCCACCCACTGCCCGTTTAAAGGCGATGCCACGTACTTCAGTATTCCGGCCGGAGGGGAGCGATCGGAGAACGCCGCCTGGTCTTACGAGTCGCCACTGTCCGGGGCCGAGGCGATCTCGAGCCACCTGGCGTTCTATCCGGATCGGGTGACACGTATCGAAACAGCGCCGCTCTGA
- a CDS encoding TVP38/TMEM64 family protein, translated as MEQAELERRAGWKKSPVLGILASIVLVGAILAVLYALGIHERVVELLQWFEAQGAWAPVLFIVIMMLVMVLLLPGVLFTTGAGFVFGVLEGTVYVVGGTVLGAAASFLIARHLFGERAKEFIMARAKLKLMSDELTPHGWKIVLLTRLIPFFPSKISNYFFGLTHFSLGGFVVGSTIGFIPFSLHNVYLGSLAADLTTLGVRETGRSPLEWAIYGAGFVGTVIAVIFLNRLARRALAKYTGKDEIVEDVS; from the coding sequence ATGGAACAGGCTGAACTGGAACGACGCGCAGGCTGGAAGAAATCGCCCGTACTGGGCATTCTGGCGAGCATTGTACTGGTCGGCGCGATTCTCGCCGTACTTTATGCCTTGGGCATCCACGAGCGTGTGGTCGAGCTCTTGCAATGGTTCGAAGCACAAGGTGCATGGGCGCCGGTGCTATTTATCGTGATCATGATGCTGGTGATGGTTTTGCTGCTGCCCGGCGTGTTGTTCACCACGGGCGCCGGTTTCGTCTTCGGCGTCCTCGAAGGTACGGTCTATGTGGTCGGCGGCACGGTGCTCGGTGCTGCGGCGTCCTTCCTCATCGCCCGTCACCTGTTTGGCGAGCGGGCCAAAGAATTCATCATGGCCCGGGCCAAGCTCAAATTGATGAGCGACGAGCTAACGCCCCACGGCTGGAAGATCGTACTACTGACACGGCTGATCCCCTTCTTCCCCAGCAAGATCTCCAACTACTTCTTCGGGCTGACTCATTTTTCCCTGGGCGGGTTCGTGGTAGGGAGTACCATCGGCTTTATTCCCTTTTCCCTGCACAATGTCTACCTGGGCTCTCTCGCCGCCGACCTGACCACCCTGGGCGTGCGCGAAACCGGTCGCTCACCGCTGGAATGGGCCATTTACGGTGCCGGGTTTGTAGGCACGGTTATCGCCGTGATTTTTCTGAATCGACTCGCCCGCCGAGCGCTGGCCAAATACACCGGTAAAGATGAAATCGTGGAGGATGTATCGTGA
- a CDS encoding erythromycin esterase family protein, which produces MATETASELDQLQKALIPLHNCANDYDPLLRMCKNRSLILMGEATHGTHEFYETRVEITKRLILDQGLQAVAVEADWPAAYRVNRYVNGIGKDTTAQAALADFKRFPLWMWRNTVILEFVDWLREYNQSQPAELRVGFYGLDMYSLYESIGAVLEYLDRVDPEAAEEARRQYGCLDHLSSEQRYGFGVTMGRRPSCEKEVVDQLVRLRENAPNYVREDGMLARDELFQAEQNARLVRNAEHYYRAMFGDRISTWNLRDRHMSDTLEALQKHLSQRSGKPARIAVWEHNSHLGDARATQMGDRDEFNVGQLARERAGDDALLVGFTTHSGSVSAASAWDGPVERKAVRPALPESYEGLFHEMEANDFFLELGSASPEVLHAPRLERAIGVLYLPRTERQSHYFRCRLPEQFDAVFHFDRTRALQPMDNVSEWSDANPETYPFGV; this is translated from the coding sequence ATGGCAACCGAGACCGCAAGCGAACTTGATCAACTTCAAAAAGCGCTGATCCCTCTCCATAACTGTGCTAACGACTACGATCCGTTGTTGCGAATGTGTAAGAACAGATCGCTGATCCTCATGGGCGAGGCTACCCACGGTACCCATGAGTTCTACGAAACCCGGGTCGAAATCACCAAGCGCCTGATTCTCGATCAGGGTTTGCAGGCGGTCGCTGTCGAAGCGGATTGGCCAGCGGCGTATCGCGTGAACCGTTATGTTAACGGAATCGGCAAAGACACGACCGCACAGGCGGCTTTGGCGGATTTTAAGCGTTTTCCCCTGTGGATGTGGCGTAATACCGTTATTCTGGAGTTTGTCGACTGGTTGCGTGAATACAACCAAAGCCAGCCGGCAGAGCTGCGTGTCGGCTTTTACGGGCTCGACATGTACAGCCTCTACGAATCCATCGGCGCGGTGCTCGAGTATCTGGACCGCGTCGATCCGGAAGCGGCCGAGGAAGCGCGACGCCAATACGGCTGTCTGGATCATCTTTCCAGCGAACAGCGCTATGGTTTCGGTGTCACCATGGGACGGCGTCCATCCTGCGAGAAGGAAGTGGTCGATCAACTGGTCCGGCTCCGAGAGAATGCGCCCAACTACGTGCGCGAAGATGGCATGCTGGCCCGGGACGAACTGTTCCAGGCCGAACAGAATGCCCGTTTGGTGCGCAATGCAGAGCACTACTACCGGGCCATGTTCGGTGATCGCATCAGCACCTGGAACCTACGGGACCGGCATATGAGCGACACGCTGGAGGCCTTGCAGAAGCATCTTTCCCAGCGTTCGGGCAAGCCGGCCAGAATCGCCGTCTGGGAGCACAACTCCCACCTTGGCGATGCCCGCGCGACCCAGATGGGTGACCGTGACGAATTCAACGTCGGCCAGCTCGCCCGCGAACGGGCCGGAGACGATGCCTTGCTTGTCGGCTTCACGACGCATAGTGGTTCAGTTTCCGCAGCATCCGCGTGGGATGGACCGGTCGAACGCAAAGCGGTCAGGCCGGCCTTGCCAGAGAGCTATGAAGGCCTCTTCCACGAAATGGAAGCTAACGACTTTTTCCTGGAGCTTGGGAGCGCCTCGCCGGAGGTTCTCCATGCACCGCGCCTGGAAAGGGCGATTGGCGTGCTTTATCTGCCCCGGACCGAACGCCAAAGCCACTACTTCCGTTGCCGCTTGCCCGAACAGTTCGATGCCGTCTTCCATTTTGACCGCACGCGAGCGCTTCAACCGATGGACAATGTATCGGAGTGGAGCGACGCCAATCCCGAGACTTATCCGTTTGGGGTGTAG
- a CDS encoding DUF2252 domain-containing protein — protein MLKELTLHNRANQVIQAITDNNQSLDEVARKRKFAAMAESPYRFFRGTSHLFWQDMYNDWRFVLFGGVASTQTWIQGDAHVYNFGAFANHDGEVIYGLDDFDDAIVSDYQYDLWRLAISLVLDSRANGEFDAAEIGKGIKALAEAYLETAAHYEPEDLDSEIHFTAETADKPLKAFLKKVAKKKDRQRMLNKWTRVQKNGKRVFDATNPKLKRLSPQAKKQFMVAFDAYRETLDGGESEFFRVKDVVRRIKAGTGSLGTPRFYALIEGPGGEEHDDLILDIKQQDGPSALTAMSQEEREAYNQTYENEGTRHARAFRALAEHPDRYLGWLKMDGAVFSVRERSPFKDDFATDKLDKKKDLKKMAGLWGQILATEHKRASRTLNPDVPFLFEQGIQAKTEDRKDDFVRLVTAIAEDYADCVEGDYRCFLENFGLA, from the coding sequence ATGCTGAAGGAACTAACCTTGCACAACCGGGCGAACCAAGTCATACAAGCGATCACGGACAACAACCAGTCGCTGGACGAGGTGGCGCGCAAGCGCAAGTTCGCCGCCATGGCGGAGTCGCCCTATCGCTTCTTCCGGGGGACCAGCCATCTATTCTGGCAGGACATGTACAACGATTGGCGCTTTGTGCTCTTCGGTGGCGTTGCCTCGACCCAGACCTGGATTCAAGGCGATGCCCACGTCTATAACTTTGGCGCCTTTGCCAATCATGACGGCGAGGTGATCTACGGCCTGGACGATTTCGACGATGCCATCGTCAGCGACTACCAATACGATCTGTGGCGGCTGGCTATCAGCCTGGTGCTGGACAGCCGGGCAAACGGCGAGTTCGATGCTGCGGAGATCGGCAAGGGCATCAAAGCGCTGGCCGAAGCCTATCTGGAAACGGCGGCTCACTATGAGCCGGAAGACCTCGACAGTGAAATCCACTTTACGGCAGAGACGGCCGACAAACCGCTGAAGGCGTTTCTAAAAAAGGTCGCCAAGAAGAAAGACCGTCAGCGGATGCTGAACAAATGGACCCGGGTGCAGAAGAACGGTAAACGCGTGTTCGACGCCACCAACCCCAAGCTCAAGCGCCTTTCACCCCAGGCGAAAAAGCAGTTCATGGTGGCGTTCGACGCGTACCGCGAGACGCTGGATGGCGGCGAATCGGAATTTTTCCGCGTCAAGGACGTGGTGCGCCGCATCAAGGCGGGTACCGGCTCGCTGGGTACGCCGCGGTTTTATGCCCTGATTGAAGGGCCGGGCGGCGAGGAGCACGACGATCTAATCCTCGACATCAAGCAGCAGGATGGTCCGTCGGCCCTGACGGCCATGTCGCAGGAAGAGCGTGAGGCCTACAACCAGACCTACGAAAACGAAGGCACCCGCCACGCCCGCGCCTTTCGGGCTCTGGCGGAGCATCCCGACCGTTACCTGGGCTGGCTGAAGATGGATGGCGCCGTGTTCTCGGTGCGTGAGCGTTCACCGTTCAAGGACGACTTTGCTACCGACAAGCTGGATAAAAAGAAAGATCTCAAGAAGATGGCGGGCCTCTGGGGCCAGATCCTGGCCACTGAACACAAGCGCGCTAGCCGCACCCTGAATCCCGATGTGCCGTTTCTGTTCGAACAAGGTATTCAGGCCAAGACCGAGGACCGGAAAGACGATTTCGTGCGCTTGGTCACAGCCATCGCCGAGGATTATGCGGACTGTGTGGAGGGCGATTACCGCTGTTTCCTGGAGAACTTCGGTCTCGCTTGA
- a CDS encoding DUF3775 domain-containing protein — protein MLQVNPETVCRLIELAQSYHAREQAGMPEEGGNAGDDWTQEMLADHGDDTSYLEFETIVKDLEPDQQQQVVALLWLGRGDYTLEEWDGIVKQAQDEWTPETAQYLIDHPLLADELREGLELHGHKCEEMSTIGT, from the coding sequence ATGTTGCAGGTGAACCCGGAAACCGTATGCCGGCTGATTGAGCTGGCCCAAAGTTATCATGCGCGCGAGCAGGCTGGCATGCCCGAAGAAGGCGGCAATGCCGGCGATGACTGGACTCAGGAAATGCTGGCCGATCACGGCGACGACACCAGTTACCTGGAGTTCGAGACCATCGTCAAAGACCTCGAACCCGATCAGCAACAGCAAGTGGTCGCTTTGCTCTGGCTGGGCCGGGGCGATTACACGCTGGAAGAATGGGACGGCATCGTAAAGCAGGCACAGGACGAGTGGACACCGGAAACCGCCCAGTACCTGATCGACCATCCGCTGCTGGCCGACGAGCTACGCGAGGGCCTGGAACTGCACGGTCACAAATGCGAGGAGATGAGTACGATCGGGACATAA